In Setaria italica strain Yugu1 chromosome I, Setaria_italica_v2.0, whole genome shotgun sequence, the genomic window AAAGATAATCATGTTTAGGTACAGAATCACTTCTATCAGAGAATCAGTTCTCATAGAGAATCAGATGGAACTGTACCAAACAGACATTGAAGGAAGCTAAGATCTCATGCCATGCTGTCTTTGTTTAGGTGGTCCCCTGTTTTCCACCATTCAAAGTTTGATCCTTTAGGATGTTGAGGAGGGATTTGTCCTCGCTAGGTTTCCATGTGTGCCTCTTTATGCAAATTTTATCTGTATTTTTCTTCTTAATCTTTTTGTCCACATGATccttcatatttttctaaaaggAACCCCTATAGCATGGTGATTACTTATACAGATCTTATTAAACATACACACTACCATGAATCAGAGGAGAATTCAAATCTAGGAATCACAAGTGCGAGATTTGGCGTTTACACTTGCATGTTCTAACAACTACCTGTGTGTTTCAACTCTATGTTGGCAACAAGCTAGATGTGTTACTATTCAACGATGACCCATTATTTTGCTTTGAATTTATGCATAAGAAGAAGATATTACCTGAGATCAATACAACTACTGACCGTTGAATTGGACTCGAGTGCTTGAAGGAGGTCACGAAAGGGATGGCGACTCACCAGCAGTCCAGCGGCAGCGGCCAACCTTCTCTGATGTCGATTGATTAATTAGACGCTAACCTAGTTGGGGCTGCTTATATCCTACTTCGGCGGCAACATTAGGCGCGAAAGCACGACTGCGAGAGAAAGTTTCGCGCGTTGCAGTAGGAAAATGATGTATTATGTTGGCGCCAAAATTGTGGTTATGGAAAACCAGTTCCACTAAAAATGATGAGGATCCATTTTTGTTAATATGCATTTTTGGGGTTTCGTGAAAATCAGGTTTCCCCTAAACAGGAGGTGGTTGCGGGATCCAAACACGATTTTAGCGGTGGAAGGAGGAGCTAGAGAGAAAAAATCACCATTTTGGGTTGGCACAAAGAAAAATCATATTGGACTTTCAGGAGAGGAAAGAACAGCCCACCCATTAGCCCAACTCGGCATCTCCCTGCGTGCACGACGAGGCAACATGTGTCCTCGGAACCCGAGCAGGTGGCAGTGGTGCGCTTTCCGCTTCCCAACCCTTGACGTCGCGGCCGCCTACtcctgagggggtgtttggatattaggtgctaaactttagcagtgtcacatcggatgttcggatgctaattaggaggattaaatatgagctaattataaaactaaatgtagaacccctatgctaatttgcgagacgaatctattaagcctaattaatccatcattagcaaatggttacggtagcatcacattatcaaatcatggactaattaggtttaatagattcttctcgcgaattagactccatctgtgcaattagttttgtaattagcctatatttaatatttctaattagcatccaaatatacgatgtgacaggtgctaaactttagcaggagtATCAAAAGGGGGGCTAAGAGAGGTGCTAGGACAATGCCATGTCAGAACAATAGtgctagcaaaaaaaaattttgcTCCAACGCGTAAAACTTCTACCACCGTCCCGCTTCCAAGAAACAATTCATCTTTTAGGTATCTCTTTCCACTTGGTGTCATACATGTAAGAATTTTTTAATCCCTAGCACCCGGGTGCCCAATTTTGCTTCTCGTGCTAGCTTTGCTAGCACCTGTGGTCCAATATATAGTACCAAGAAAGTTTTCTCTCTCATCTCTAGCTCAAACGTTGGAGCTGCCCTTGCACGATTAAAAAAAAGGACGGTCGGTTGGTGACGCAGGTATAGGATCACGATCACTCGCAGTCGGCAGGCATGCTTTTATTTGGGTGCGAAATACTCCTAATGAGGAGCATTATTTTGTTAGTAATAACACGGACAAATGGAACTCGCAAGCTGGACCAACAGCGACTCACTGTCACCGCCTCgttgttttgttttcctttgtcTCGCCTCGGCTGCCTCAATGCAAGTGCCGGAGGCCGGAGGGGCCAGGGACAGCTGCGATACAGGCAGGACTCGTTTTATGGGAAAGTTGTACGTGTCCGGTTTTGTGTAACACACATCATCAAGCTGATTTTGTCTCCAGCACGTCACCAAATTGCAATTTAGTCTCCACACCACATCGAATAAACCAGTCCTTTTTGGCTGAAAGAACATGTAAAAAGACCATTTTACCCTCGAGCCCACCTGTCATCTTCTCTCTTCCTCCCCTATTCCCCTCCGacgtcctctctctctctatactGTGCCTCCCCTCCCGTGTCCTGCGCGAGCTCGTACTGGGGGAGCTCGGCACGCAGCAGCAGGCAACTCGATCGCATGGGCGGCGCGGAGTGCTCGCCCGCACGCGGACGGAGGCAGGAAGTGCGCCTGGGCGGCAGTGGCGAGCTGGCCCGACCGACGGCGGTGGATCTCCCGTGGCAGCGACGGTACGACTCGTGCGGGCAGCGTCGGCGCGGCTCGCGGCCGGGCATGTGGGCAGCGGCGTCGGGGAGCTCAAGGTGCGCAGCTCGCGCCGGTCGGCGACGGGGAGCTCGGGCGGCGTGGCTCACGGCAGCCGGCGACGGGGAGTGCCAGGAGTCTCCCGGCGACAAGCACCGTACCAGCAAGAGCCAAGAACACGAAGACACAACTCATGCGAATGTGGTTGAACACGATGGTTTGTGCTGCTGAAAGCTGCAGCGTTTTCTGGACTATTTTCTGAAAGCTCATGCACACCtctaaacaaaacaagaaaCGTGACAAACAAACTAAACAGGCACAAGTTTATTTGCTAACAGGGAGCTCGtacggcgcggccggcggtggcaggggGAGCCTGAGCGCTATGGCCGCGTGAAGCAGCTCCAGCCGGAGCGGAGCAGCAGCACATGCACACGAGGATTGCCACGGGAAAAAGAGAGGTCGACAGAGGATAAGGGATGAAGAGAGGTGGGAAGGAAGAATATGACATGTGGCCCATGCGGAGGGTACAATGGTTTTTTTACCTGTCCTCTTAGAAATGATTACTTTAGTTGATACGGTGATACGGTGTGTTATAGACTAAATCACGTTTTCATAGTGTGGTGTCGACAAATTCAATTCTTGACGATGTTTTCTACGCGAAACCCAACTTTCACGGTGTCGAGGAGACAAATTTCCCTAGTTTTATACGCTAAAGTTGCCCTAATAGCTGGCTCAGCCAAAAAAAATTTTACGCTAAAGTTGTCCTAATAGCTGGCTCAGTCATTTTTTTCTTTACATCTACAGAGCTACTCGTGTTTCTGTATAATTCTGTGCTTTTGCTCGTTTGGCAAGGTTGTGGGTGTGGCTAAAACAGCTTCGGCTGTGGTTCTTTGGTGGAGCAGCTTTTCTGATGGAGCTGAAGCTATTTTGAAAAACGTTTGGCACAATGGCTTCTTCTGTTTTTTATGAATTTATGAAAGATGTCAAATATCCAAAATACCCTTAATTTCTCTCTTGTTTATAATTTGAGTTTTGTACGTGATAGAAATATTAATGAATAGAATTATATATTAACCAATCATTATATTATACttactatttttttctttttcttcttaccCCCTCACTTATTATCCACCTActactttttatttttctctctcttttatGCTTCTTGGACCTTATCCATTTGGTTGTTCCCTCCCTTCCTGTCTTTTCTACATGCCACCCGCTGTTGCCCAAGCCTCTGCCGTCTCTGCTGCTGTGCTGCAGCTTGCTTCTGCTACGCCAGCGTTTGAGGTGGATTGCATGCCACAAGCAAGCACCGGGGCTGGCAGACCACGTGCCCATTGTGGGCATCATCGCTACTCCAGGTTAGCTCCCGCGCAGGGATTGGATTTGCCGCCGCCCTGTTGCTCCCCGCCATGCTGCATCTTCACCGCACTCTCGCCACCGGTTGCTTCGCGCTATCCCCACCTCCCACTGCTAGCTACATGGCGCCGTCCTCGCTCCACCTACGGGCCCTCCCGAGGAACAGGGTTGGCAAAAATAGGGAGGAGCCGCGGGAGCCACATTGTTTGGCTCCTGTTCCGTGGAATGGCTCGTCTCAGCGGGTTCTGAGGGACTTCGTGCCGTTTGCTTTCCtacctttggcagggcttcggGTCACTGCCAAAGAAGGCCTAAAATCTGGTATTGACGGGACGGGACGGACGGAAGGGAAAATCATTGGCAAAGTGCCTTTCCTCAGGGGGAACGGGACGGGAGCAGTATCATGGAGGGCGTTGACGGGTACCAAAAGAAGAACGGCATTTGCCATTTGTCACGTTGTTAAAGCTCTTTTTCGCCGCATGATGATTGAGAGTGTCTCGGGAACAGTCAACGTGACATTATCACATCATCACAAAATAAAACATGTGCCAACATTGCCGCTCAAGTTTTTAAAAAAGAATTCGATATTTAAAAACAAGTAACAAAGGAGGACTTTTTTCCTGAAAGAAAGTCCTAGCAACTTATGAACATGTGCATTTGGATATGATCGGATGCCATTTTTCTACTTTAATCGAGCTggtagtttcaaaaaaaaaaactttaatcGAGTTCAGGAATCATACACGTAGGCGGGACCGCACATCGCCAGCTGGACGGCGGCACGGGGATTTTTATCTCTGACAGGCGGGGCGGCCGCTCGGCACGCTTTCATCAGCGCCTGCGCCGTCCATCCGTGGTCTCGGCGGGGCCCACGCGGAAGCAAAGCGACCAACGGATGATACGCAGCGCACCACTACCACGTGGGGACCACCACGCGCGGTGCCTCGAGGTGGCTGTGTGGGGACTCTGGTCATTTGAGCGGATGGACCTCTGCTGTTAAAAACTCCCATTAAACAAACTTACGCAAATAAGCTGCTAAGCCCTCCGTTTCTTCCGTATTCTCAAAGGCAATTCAGTACAAATTTTAAGGCTTTAGCAAGTCTATAGTGGGGCGTAGGGGTGATCCATCAGCTTGAGGATTCATTTATGTTTGACATGTGATTATGGTCACGTGATTAAAATAGTAATAGACACAACAATACATAAAAAAGAGTTGTTTAAATGTGCTAAAATTTATATCCTCATAATAAATGCACCAAAAGTTGACCATAGTCCCATGCTCCCATGGGTACTAGAAGATTATTAACAATAATTATATGCCAAAAGCAGTACGAATAGTCAAGAAAATAATAAAGAGAGTAAGCACTTCTACTTTGAATCATATGCACAAAAGAAGGAAATTAGTCTTGTGAACCCCTAAATATATGTTACTTTGGAATAGAACTTAAAATCGACCATATGAGACCCTATCACTCTTaaaattaaaacaaaaccaaaggtTGGAGACTTGGTTTATAGCATTCTCATAGCTCAATACAGTACCTGATATTATtggttaaaagaaaaaaattaggcTTTAGACACAATTTTACTAAATTGCGAAGCTTCGAGAAAGAAATTTTGCATCAGTAaccaagtactccctccgtccccaaAATAATGCAACTCTCGCTTCTCGAGAAGTCaactaattttaaatttgaccaattttaaatttgatcaaatttatacaaaatagtactaacatttatgctacaaaataaatatcaatagattattcatgtaatatatttttcatactAAATTAATTTGGAGACGTGAATGTTAGTaatgtttttttataaatttggtcaaattaaaTCTGTTTGACTCTTCGAGAAATgagaattgcattttttttacagAAGGAGTACTGTATAACATAACATTTTCTCGTTACTGTCTGTaaaacattttttatttttttatttcaacaGTCGCTATTTTGCAGTTTGCTACCATGATTCGACACTGAAATTCTTGTGAACCAAATTTCAAACTCCTACAGGGTCTGTCAAGAAAATGACCAAAACCGTCTCCGCCTTCCTCCGTTTTGCGCTAACTTCCAGACCACCATCATCACCTCCACACCACCGCCGcagctcctccctctcctccagtTCTCCACGCTCTCCCGCCCCacccaccaccgcctccctgCTCCTCAGCCTCGCCTCCCGCTCGCTAAACCCTAGCCTCAGATCCCCTCCTCCCCACCACCGCGCCGCATTACCCTCAGATCCGCCTCTGCGAGCTCATTTCAGATCCACCCATGCGCCTCCCGGTCCTATTCCCCCTCCTGCTgctcgccgtggcggcggcagctttCACGGCTGAGGCCGCGACGACGCTCTCGTCGAGAATGGTGCACCGGCTGTCCGACGAGGCGCGGCTGGAGGCGGGCCCGCGCGGGGAGTGGTGGCCCCGGCGCGGGAGCGGAGAGTACTACCGCGCGCTGGTGAGGAGCGATCTCCAGCGGCAGAAGCAGCGGCTCGGCGGCAAGTATCAGCTCCTCTCGCTCTCCAAAGGCGGCAGCATCTTCTCCCCCGGCAATGGCTTAGGCTGGTGCGCCGCATTCCCTGCCCCTGTTGGATCTTCCTCCCCTGAACTTTTTACAGTTTTACCTACACCACTGTGAATGATAGTGTTACTACTTAAAATTGTAGAACTACGAGATAGTTAAAAAGAATGCGGCGCTATTGTagcaaaaaataaaaggatGCACTGTTGGTATTGGTAGACTCTGTTTTTACTGCTTTTACCGTCACTGCGATGTAGTACTCTGTGTTTTCCTATTTTTCAGTCAGAGAGCTAGGTGCCTTGTTGGAATACTTGTAAGCTAATGTTATTTCGTCTAACTTTTGGTATGTAGGTTATATTACACTTGGGTGGATGTTGGGACGCCAAACACCTCATTTCTGGTTGCATTGGATACTGGGAGTGATCTGTTTTGGGTACCCTGTGACTGTATCCAGTGTGCTCCTCTGTCTGGCTACCGTGGAAATCTGGTATCCATCTCTTTCGATCAGTAGGGTGATGTTAATGTCTTTAGCTGTTGTATTGTGAAATGGTTGTGTCAGCTTGAGTAGAGACATATAAGGACctgttttttttatcttttataaAAAGACATTTGAGTATGTTAATATAAAAATGCTGGTGCATATTACGACGTCTAGTCTTAACAATTCTTGACAAGTAATAATGCGCCAACCATGGTCGAAGAATCTAATACATTCCTTGTAGTTTGCTTTGATTCCATTGACTATATATTGGAATTCATAGGGGAAAAAAAGACAGATGTTCCAAACGTCAAACTAGTTTGACTATTCTGTAAACTTTCTCATCGTGTTTCTAAGGTCATTTTCACTTTAAATTTCACTATGATTACTGTTGTTGCAACATGCAAGTAGAGTTGCGAAGTTTGCGCGAACCATCATGTGATCCTAAATTACCACATGGAAGTCCATGTCCATTTTGATGGAAAGTGATTTTACTTCACCTTTCAATTGCAATTTAGCACTTCATTTAAAAAGACTTGCACTACCAACAAAATGGCACATGGGATTCATGGTATAAATTTCATGTAATAATCTGCATCAGTTGCATACCTACATTTCACTGCCAATTAGGCATGACTTGCAAATTTGGCACTGGCTAATTTGTTTTTTTAGTTTGGAACCCAAGGGGCATGTACAAATTGTGGCATCATGTGTGAATTTTGATTCTCATTTTTTAAATTTTATGTTGCTTATACAATTCTTTGTAACAAATGTACAAACAAAAGGAGACTACTACAATTTGAAGCATTTTAGTGCTTATTTCCAGTGATTGATTTCGCAGGTGCTCCGTCATAAATGGAGCATCTATTATGCAGGATAGAGATCTTGGAATATACAAGCCTGCTGAATCAACAACAAGTCGGCATCTTCCTTGCAGCCATGAGCTATGCCTACTGGGTTCAGGCTGTACAAACCCAAAGCAGCCTTGCCCATACAATATTGAGTACTTTTCTGAAAATACTACCAGCTCTGGTTTGCTGATTGAGGATACACTGCACTTGGCCTCCAGGCAGGGTCATGTACCAGTGAACGCTTCAGTTATTATAGGGTAAGCTTTTCTGTCACTTTCTCCCTCAACATGACTTTTGTACTTTGGTTTCATAAACAATACTGTTTCGTTGACTTAAAAGGAGTAACGTCACTTGACAAACCACATTATCCTCACTTGGATTGTTGTCCTTTGCTGGATGTTTGCCCTTGAAGTACTCATAAATACTCTGAACACTTTCTAGGTATCTTATCTGTGCATTTGCATAAGACATTAGTATGTTAAGCTAAGCCATAGCCattctgtgttttttttttcatttcatcttGCCTTGTTAGATGCTTCAATGCAATGTATGAACAAAATAACTGGTGTTAGAGATGTTGCTCTAGTACTGAGCCACTCGAGTAGTCAAGTGTCATGATTAGCTGACATTCTGTCATTTCAGTTTACTAAGATCGTGTATCCTTGTGGTATAGTTGTGGTAGAAAGCAAAGTGGTGATATTTTGGATGGTATTGCGCCGGATGGACTCCTTGGCCTTGGAATGGCAGATATATCAGTTCCTAGTTTCCTTGCAAGAGCTGGACTAGTTCGTAATTCCTTCTCGATGTGCTTTAAGGAAGATAATTCTGGGAGAATTTTCTTTGGAGATCAAGGAGTGTCCACTCAACAGTCTACACCATTTGTTCCTCTGTATGGCAAACTGTGAGTAGCTCAAAGTGATTATCTTATCAACTAATAATGCCATCGGTTTCTGCAATGGTTCATGAATTCTTTACAGTCCACTTAcatctttctttcttaattttcCAGTCAAACTTATGCTGTTAACGTTGATAAATCTTGTATTGGACATAAATGTCTTGAGGATACTGGCTTCGAGGCTTTAGTTGATAGCGGAACATCATTTACTTCTCTTCCTCCCGACGTTTATAAGGCTGTCACAGTGGAGGTGAATACACATGCATTTGCAGCTGGTATTTTGATGTATAATTTTCAGTACTAATTTGATATTAAATTTTCAGTTTGACAAACAAATGAATGCTTCAAGAGTGCCTTTTGAAGACAGTACTTGGAAGTATTGCTATAGTGCTAGGTGAGTAACTTGTGGTTTCATTTAAGGTCATCCAGTACCTGTTTGGTTTCTGTGATTCTGTTGAATAAATCCACTGATGTGTCATTACATACAGTCCTCTTGAGATGCCTGATGTGCCAACTATAACACTGACTTTTGCTGCGAACAAGAGCTTCCAGGCTGTTAGTCCTATCCTTCCATTTAATGACAAACAGGTACGCCATCTTTGTTGGGTCAGAGAAAAAAAGGCCTCAAATCAGTATCTCTCATTCAGGCTTTAGATAGGAATCGTGTTTAGTGAATCTTACATGCGTCCTTTTGCTCTCAATCAGTACATTTGAAGTTCCGTGCTCCTGAATGAACTGCTGCTCATTTGAGCTCACTTCCATAAAATACTGACATACTCCCtacgttccaaattgtaggtcgttttttacttttctaggttcatagatattattatgcacctagacatacactatatctagatgcgtaataatatctatgaacctgaAAATGCTagaacgacctacaatttggaacggagggagtatatagcaTGATCTGAGTCAGTATATCTAAAGCCTGCATGAATGGCAACTGAGttcatataaaaaaataatgtcAGTTGAGTAAATGTGTAGGTTTTTATATTGCCGCATTTGTTTGATTTAAAATACTGCATGATAAACGTTTTGTTCAGTGTGCATGTCTGGTCAGTACATAAACCACTACAatatgaaaattttgttttaaaaggGCCTGTTTGGAGAGGGGTTTGGATACAAATCCTTGGGATTAGTGACCGATTCTTTTCTGAACATCGCCTTATGGAGTTGCAATGTACCCCTTGACACGGAATTTTTTTAGCAGCTGTTAATACCTTCCCACAAGAGAAAGCAAAGTCAATGACATGCTGATTTCTAGTTTCAGAACTCAACTGCAAGTACCTTTCAGAGTAGTTTAGAGCTGCAGCTGATCATCCAGTGTGCTGATTTACAGGGAGCGCTCGCCGGGTTTTGCTTAGCGGTGCTGCCATCACCAGAACCTATTGGAATTATCGCCCGTAAGTGCTCAAATGAATCTAATCCATGTGTTCTCTTGGTATTTCGTGTCCATACATCCAACATAATTGTGAAATGCAGAGAATTTCCTTGTTGGATACCATGTAGTCTTCGACCGAGAAAACATGAAGCTGGGCTGGTACCGCTCTGAATGTAAGCCAGAAGAATACCCACCTACCAGTGAATACCAAATTTACTATTCACCCAGGTACTTATTAAATATGGTAACGCCCGTTTTCCTGTGAACGCAGGCCGTGACGTTGACAACAGCACGACTGTGCCTCTGGGCCCATCGCAGCACAACAGCCCAGAGGACCCGTTGCCGTCGAACGAGCAGCAGACTTCGCCGGCAGTGACGCCTGCGGTCGCAGGCACGGCTCCGCCCTCCAGCGCAACGACGAACCTACAGAAGCTCCTCGCTAGCTCTTACCCGTTGCTGTTACTGACAGTGTCCACTGTGTTCTTCATCTCATGAACAACTGATAGAATATACTAATCGATAGCCCTGTATATTGTATGTGCTTTATATATGGTGCTTTTTTGTTGCCCTAGAGATGAGTAGATCAGCTGTATTTTGCCCCCATTGTCCCGTTGGATACCCTGTGGTTGGAATCGCCAAAGCTCCATATGACCTTATGCTTCGGTTAGAGTCTGAACCATTTCGAGCATAGGCCCTGTGAATGGATTAGGCATCCTTTTCTGTTGGCTTGC contains:
- the LOC101776938 gene encoding aspartic proteinase-like protein 1 isoform X1, which produces MRLPVLFPLLLLAVAAAAFTAEAATTLSSRMVHRLSDEARLEAGPRGEWWPRRGSGEYYRALVRSDLQRQKQRLGGKYQLLSLSKGGSIFSPGNGLGWLYYTWVDVGTPNTSFLVALDTGSDLFWVPCDCIQCAPLSGYRGNLDRDLGIYKPAESTTSRHLPCSHELCLLGSGCTNPKQPCPYNIEYFSENTTSSGLLIEDTLHLASRQGHVPVNASVIIGCGRKQSGDILDGIAPDGLLGLGMADISVPSFLARAGLVRNSFSMCFKEDNSGRIFFGDQGVSTQQSTPFVPLYGKLQTYAVNVDKSCIGHKCLEDTGFEALVDSGTSFTSLPPDVYKAVTVEFDKQMNASRVPFEDSTWKYCYSASPLEMPDVPTITLTFAANKSFQAVSPILPFNDKQGALAGFCLAVLPSPEPIGIIAQNFLVGYHVVFDRENMKLGWYRSECRDVDNSTTVPLGPSQHNSPEDPLPSNEQQTSPAVTPAVAGTAPPSSATTNLQKLLASSYPLLLLTVSTVFFIS
- the LOC101776938 gene encoding aspartic proteinase-like protein 1 isoform X2 — encoded protein: MLGRQTPHFWLHWILGVICFGYPVTVSSVLLCLATVEIWCSVINGASIMQDRDLGIYKPAESTTSRHLPCSHELCLLGSGCTNPKQPCPYNIEYFSENTTSSGLLIEDTLHLASRQGHVPVNASVIIGCGRKQSGDILDGIAPDGLLGLGMADISVPSFLARAGLVRNSFSMCFKEDNSGRIFFGDQGVSTQQSTPFVPLYGKLQTYAVNVDKSCIGHKCLEDTGFEALVDSGTSFTSLPPDVYKAVTVEFDKQMNASRVPFEDSTWKYCYSASPLEMPDVPTITLTFAANKSFQAVSPILPFNDKQGALAGFCLAVLPSPEPIGIIAQNFLVGYHVVFDRENMKLGWYRSECRDVDNSTTVPLGPSQHNSPEDPLPSNEQQTSPAVTPAVAGTAPPSSATTNLQKLLASSYPLLLLTVSTVFFIS